From Mesorhizobium sp. Pch-S:
GGCGCTAAGCGCGGGTGCTGGAAATAGGGGCACATGGTGAGCGACATGACCAGATCAGAGCAGATCGTAAATAGCGTCATCATCACGGCTATAGCCAGGGTGGCAATGGTGTTCGCCTTGCCGGCGATCTATGCGGCGTTCCAACTCTATTCGAGCCTACAGGCGGCCACGCTCGACCGCATGAAAACCGACCTCACCAGCCAGATCCTGGCCGCTCAGGCCGTGGCTTCAAGTGCGCAGTCCTCGGCATCGGACGCGTCGACAGCGACGGTTGGTCTATCTACGCGCCTCACTGCAGTAGAGACCAAGCAGTCGGAAGCGGCGACGTCGAATGAGAAGTTCCAGACGGCCACGCTCAATCGCCTGGATAGAGTTCAGGATTCGATTGTCGGGCTCTCCAACACAGTGGCTGCTCTGACGGCTACCCTTCAAGCCGTTGTTGACGAGAAGCGTCGGCGGCCACCGTGACACTTGCGCTCGCCACATTGGCCTCCTATCTCGCTTGCCGCACTCGCTTTCGTCGAGCGCGCCTCAGGTAACGCCCGCTCCGGTTCGCCGGGGCGGGCTTTTTTTGCGTTAGGCTGGCGCTTCATGCTCAGCCTTTCTCGCAGTCTTATGGGGTCGAAATATTCGGCTATTGGCCTCTAGAATCATCAGTGAGGGCGTCTAATGGCTTTCCGTTCAAAGTTGCGCCCTCAAAACGGCAGTTCGTGAACGCGACGCCTGCCAGGTCAATATTGTCGAAGCGGCTCCCAGAGAGGTTCACGTCATTGACATTCCAATTACGCATGTCGACGTCGTTGAATGTTGCGGCTGAGAGATTCACTTGATCAAACATCGCTCTTGAGAAGTTGACGTCGAGGAACTTGGACTCCGATAGGTTGGCGTCGCTCGCGTCCAATTTTTCGGCCGTCTTGTGAAGTTCGATTACGTCGCCCAGCACTGAAAATGACAAGCGCTTGTCCGTGCTGTCTCTACCGATCGTTGCGGATAATCTGTTCCAATCTTTCATACCGAATTGCTTTGCGATGAGTTCGAGACACTCGCTGTGGGACAGGTCAATTTGGCGAGCGCTGAGGTTCTCGCGCAAGGATTTTGCCATGCTCTTGATGCTTGCAGAGCTAAACATTCCAGTTCCTCAAGGACAATCTGAACGTCAGGGCTCGCGTTGCTGACTGATTGTCTCAGGCTGGATGTTGGCCGAGATCAAATGTGCATTCACCAATCCGAATTCGGTGCGAGCAGCGGGCTGCACAGCCCTTCCGCCAAGATACACATCCAAAACACATCTTCAACTGGAAAAAGACCAGGTAACCACTTGTGGAGATGGCCGGCGAGCCCAAATTGATTGAGTTATCACGGGGAGCGTTCGGCCGTTGAGCCTCTGGAACCGGCCCGGCATGCGTTGCAGACACACCAGACCGGCCCGGATCGCCAATGGAGAGAGTCGATCAGCGTCATAAAAACCGGGAAGGCGGGTTGCCGTTCCAAATTGATGCTGCAAAAAAAGCGCCGCCCGGGAGAATGGAGCGGCGCAAGTCACAGGTTGGAGCGTCTATAGAAACGGACTGCGCGGCTCGCGGTTCGAAAAATCCACTCGGCAGAAACGTAATACCCGGCCGTTGCGGCCAGATGCGAACATTTAGTCGCTTGATGATTTCGGCCCCGAATTAGTGCGGCCGGCTGGTGTTTACTAACTCACCCGGAGGCAAATTCCAGCCGACCGCAGCGCCGAAGCGCCCTGAGACGATATCAGGGCGAAACACGGTTGGCGACTCAGCCGAAACGGACTTAGACCGGCGACATGAAAGCGACCGTTGATCCCGAAACCCGCACGTTCACTCTCTTAGCCGACGGCAAGGGTAGTAGGTGGATTGGACAATATCCGATCGCGGACTATGAAAAGTGGGTGAGGTTCTACGCAGAACAACAGGAACGCTATGCGCCGCACGCGCAGTCTTATCAGCCTGCCGTTGATGCCTTGGCGAGCATTGCTGACCAGATTCGCCTTTTGCGAGGCTGCTAGCCTATCGCACGTCCAAGTAGGCCGCTTTCGGATCGTATGGCACGACCTTCGTAATGCGATCCCAATCGCAGGGGATCTTGGTTCGCTGGCCGTTTATGTCGACCGTGAATATCCCCATGTCATCCCACACGTCGATGACGGATACCTCGATCGTAACCTTGTCGCCCGTTTTGAGCTTGCGTGCTTTCTTGGCCATGTTCCCCCTTATGCTGGCCTGAGTTATTCATCACGGCGGCGGAAGGCGCATGCGCGCCCGCATGATAGCTAACTCTGTCTCGAGCTCGGCGTTGGCTTCATTGGTCAGATCATTGGCAGAGAGCAGGGCTACGAAAGCGGCGCGGATTTCCTCGCGCGTCCAGCCTACCGCCGTCAGTTCGTCGAAGAGAATTTCAAACCCGGGCGTAAGCGCTTCCTGGCAGTCGATCTGCCTGTCTGGATATGGATCCTGGCGCTTTGGCGGATTGAACCACATGGCGGCACTGTATCGCCAATTGTAAGCCGGTCAACGGATGCTAGTGACCCTTGGTCTTATAGACGTTCCAGAAATGCTCTCGCTTGTCTTCGTTGGGTTCCAGGCAGAATTTCATGTGAGGTTCCTGGATCAGATTCAAGACGTTTTTTGCCACATCTGCCTTGTCGGGATCGCTCGAACCGACTGGCGCTTCATAGAAATCCTGAAAGGCGCCATCGGCTTCGGCCGCTCCTAAAAACACCGTTTGGGGTCGGGTCTCATTGTAGACGACCTTCAATCGTTCGCGAGCGCCGAGCGCATTTTTACTGATAAGTTCAAACACAGCCCGCTCAGACGTTGGGCAAGTTATCTTTTCTGGAAAAAAGTCAGGAGCTTGGCTTTCAGCGCGCACATCGCCATCGAACCACGCCAACAGCAGGCTTGTGCAGAGCGAAGTGCCGATTAGTCGCCATTTTTCGGCAACACCTGCGCTACTCATTGATATGCTCGCCCGCGAACGAGATGGATAGGACTGTCTCCAATATCCTCGAGCCGCTGTTGCAGTTCGCTGTTAAGGACGATCATCTCTTTCAGCGCCTTCATGACGTCGCCTTTGTGATAGGCCACAAACTTGTCAGCCACACGCTGCAGTTCGGCTTCCTGCCTGGCATCGAGGCGAACTATCCGGTTCATGCGAACCTCCTAGAACAGCGATCCTTGCGCCGCTGATTGCGGGTATTTGATCTGGGTTGCAGGCTTGTCGACGATGACCAGGGCGTCGTCTGGCGCCGGCCGCTGCAAGCCCTTGGCTTCCGACCACTGCGCATTCATCCAGACGTCTGCTTCCTCGGGCGTCGTGATGATGACGGGCATGGCCTTCTCGTGGATAGGCTTGATGAGCGCATTCGGGTTGGTGGTGAGAAAGCCGAAAAGCTCGAAGTCCTGCGGGCCATCCTTGACCTTCCTGACCCCATGCCAAGGCGTCCAGACGCCTGCGAAGAAGAACAGCGGGCGATCCTCGCCGTGGGCGAACCAGAAATTGCGCTGGATGCCTGTTTCCGGATCCTTGTCGCCAGGGGTGGGGCTCGGCTCGGCAAAGCTCGTCACCGGGACAAGGCAGCGGTTCTCCACGCCTAGATACTGCTGCCAGTGCTTGTAGCTCGTGCTGCGAACGTTTGTGGTGCCGTAATCGGCTTTGCCCGTCACGCGCTCTGGCGGGGTCGGCATGCCCCATTGCATCGGAACCACTTCGCGTCCGCCATCGGCGTCTTTGCGAACCACTGGTGCAAGGAAATTAGGATAGACGTCACGCGACGGCTCATTGAAGCCCGTGAGGTCGCGCAGCGCCCGCGTCCAATCGAGCACCGCCTGTTGTGTCGTTGTCAGGTTGTAGAGATTGCACATTCAGTTCACGGCTTTCCGGCTCTCAGCCAGTTTTCATAAGCGACCTGCTGTTCTGGCGTGAACTCTAGATCATCATCGTCGTCGTCGCCATGCGCGGCGTAGAGCGCGGCCTTGGCCT
This genomic window contains:
- a CDS encoding SOS response-associated peptidase, encoding MCNLYNLTTTQQAVLDWTRALRDLTGFNEPSRDVYPNFLAPVVRKDADGGREVVPMQWGMPTPPERVTGKADYGTTNVRSTSYKHWQQYLGVENRCLVPVTSFAEPSPTPGDKDPETGIQRNFWFAHGEDRPLFFFAGVWTPWHGVRKVKDGPQDFELFGFLTTNPNALIKPIHEKAMPVIITTPEEADVWMNAQWSEAKGLQRPAPDDALVIVDKPATQIKYPQSAAQGSLF
- a CDS encoding glyoxalase superfamily protein — its product is MFSSASIKSMAKSLRENLSARQIDLSHSECLELIAKQFGMKDWNRLSATIGRDSTDKRLSFSVLGDVIELHKTAEKLDASDANLSESKFLDVNFSRAMFDQVNLSAATFNDVDMRNWNVNDVNLSGSRFDNIDLAGVAFTNCRFEGATLNGKPLDALTDDSRGQ